The proteins below come from a single Candidatus Syntrophosphaera sp. genomic window:
- a CDS encoding T9SS type A sorting domain-containing protein, translating into MKRSYLLLLLLALVYLLPAQTQPLTLTSPNGGEVWATGSTYDITWTHTNLTGNVNLMLVGGNAHPAHMLIAEDIPVDAGIYGWTIPATVIPGTYYRVRITHPTDNNHLISDVSDAPFTITGDTPPPPPPPPPPVGALELTAPNGGEIWEAGLTYAITWTSEDLTGNVTLALIGGRQHGPGMFLIAEDIPVTDGSFTWTVPATVRPSDRYRVHIYMGVCPDVIASDLSDAPFSIIGDPLPPDPSVITVTAPNGGEIWEKGSTYTITWTDLEYIDTVKIFLIRGGNQHQHRFLINAEAPNTGSYEWLIPPAVQPGESYKIQVVRPEAGMDVSDGFFTILEPQVNVKASPNPTVKGTTISFELKAPASATVRIYNARGQAIRTLVQDQMLSGTQSINWDGNDQQGRKVSNGVYFARISAPALNASQKIIVIK; encoded by the coding sequence ATGAAAAGATCTTACCTGTTACTGCTGCTGCTGGCGCTGGTTTATCTGTTGCCTGCGCAAACCCAGCCGCTTACCCTCACTTCTCCGAATGGCGGAGAAGTCTGGGCAACCGGCTCGACCTATGACATCACCTGGACCCACACGAACCTGACCGGAAACGTCAACCTGATGCTGGTGGGCGGAAATGCCCATCCCGCGCACATGCTGATCGCCGAAGACATCCCTGTGGACGCCGGCATTTACGGCTGGACCATACCGGCCACCGTCATTCCAGGAACTTACTATCGCGTGCGCATCACCCATCCCACTGACAACAACCATCTCATCTCCGATGTCAGCGACGCTCCTTTCACCATCACAGGCGACACGCCACCACCTCCGCCGCCTCCACCGCCGCCAGTTGGGGCTCTTGAACTCACAGCCCCCAATGGTGGAGAGATCTGGGAAGCCGGCCTCACCTATGCCATAACCTGGACCTCCGAGGACTTGACCGGAAACGTGACTCTGGCCCTGATCGGCGGACGCCAGCATGGCCCGGGAATGTTTCTGATAGCCGAGGATATCCCCGTGACCGACGGATCCTTTACCTGGACCGTGCCTGCCACAGTGCGCCCCTCGGACCGCTACCGGGTCCATATCTACATGGGCGTCTGCCCCGATGTGATCGCCTCTGACCTCAGCGACGCTCCTTTCTCCATCATTGGCGACCCGCTGCCCCCAGATCCTTCCGTGATCACGGTCACAGCTCCCAATGGCGGCGAAATCTGGGAAAAGGGAAGCACCTACACGATCACCTGGACCGACCTGGAATACATCGACACGGTGAAGATCTTCCTGATCCGCGGCGGCAACCAGCACCAGCACCGGTTCCTGATCAACGCCGAAGCCCCCAACACCGGATCCTATGAGTGGCTGATCCCGCCTGCGGTCCAGCCCGGCGAAAGCTACAAGATCCAGGTTGTCCGCCCCGAAGCGGGAATGGACGTCAGCGACGGTTTCTTCACCATCCTGGAGCCCCAGGTGAATGTGAAGGCCAGCCCCAATCCCACCGTCAAAGGCACCACGATCAGCTTTGAGCTGAAAGCCCCGGCCAGCGCCACAGTGCGCATCTACAACGCCAGGGGACAGGCCATCCGCACTCTGGTCCAGGACCAGATGCTGAGCGGAACGCAAAGCATCAACTGGGACGGAAACGACCAGCAGGGACGCAAAGTATCCAACGGCGTTTATTTCGCCCGGATCAGCGCGCCAGCCCTCAACGCCTCCCAAAAGATCATCGTCATCAAGTAA
- a CDS encoding lamin tail domain-containing protein: MKAGGWRTCFWALALSILSGFPVLCAANVVINEVCYDPRGADTGHEWIELFNAGSADENLEGALILRGGSSFSLVFEIPHFILRPGRYILIGEAQVANAIFITPLAFQNGGAETDGIRYVSPDGLYTDTVLYDSPNTNGLPDDTGMAGTSFAPDVAEGWSLARRWDGLDTDDCEADFIAEPDPTPGLPNRTRADYALQDAQAWQDGSSWQFGVWVKNLDWTGPPVLAGLRFLLDGLQISEQEVIALTCGDSLRYVEQIPVTDGQNHLVEAILDLPDDPNPVNNHLSLALLGENLANPVFNEIMYDPATGNQEWIELWVADSEGRSDYRIRDAANNQFSFSLPASGGFFVLCSSAAQLLAGYPDCPASAAIEVSGWAPLNNDGDSLWIYDSEDACIDQMSYSGVSTQRNISLERQVNSVDEVFWRYSLDPSGATPGRANSQSAPVPDFSGTFNLVGSPFNAKAGESVSLFYQLENEQSRVNCRIFDRAGHRVRILADGLLIPSEGSLSWDGRDTEGHFASRGLYFILWESCPTSGGKTLRRQFSAAVYD; encoded by the coding sequence ATGAAGGCTGGCGGCTGGCGGACCTGTTTTTGGGCCCTGGCTTTGTCCATCTTGTCCGGATTTCCCGTCCTGTGCGCCGCCAATGTGGTCATCAACGAGGTCTGCTACGATCCCAGAGGCGCCGACACAGGCCACGAATGGATCGAACTCTTCAATGCCGGCAGCGCCGACGAAAACCTGGAGGGAGCCCTGATCCTGCGCGGTGGCAGCAGTTTCAGCCTTGTCTTCGAGATCCCCCATTTCATCCTGCGCCCGGGCCGCTATATCCTGATCGGCGAAGCACAGGTCGCCAACGCCATCTTCATCACCCCCCTGGCCTTTCAGAACGGGGGCGCGGAGACCGACGGCATCCGCTATGTCAGCCCGGATGGGCTGTACACGGACACAGTGCTCTACGATTCACCCAACACCAACGGCCTGCCGGACGACACAGGAATGGCGGGAACCTCGTTTGCTCCAGACGTTGCGGAGGGATGGAGTTTGGCTCGCCGCTGGGACGGTTTGGACACGGATGACTGCGAAGCGGATTTCATTGCCGAGCCTGATCCCACGCCTGGCCTGCCCAATAGAACCCGCGCGGATTACGCTTTGCAAGATGCCCAGGCCTGGCAGGATGGAAGTTCCTGGCAGTTCGGCGTTTGGGTCAAAAACCTGGATTGGACTGGACCGCCTGTTCTGGCCGGACTGAGGTTCCTCTTGGATGGGCTGCAGATATCTGAGCAGGAGGTTATCGCTCTCACCTGCGGGGATTCGCTTCGCTATGTCGAACAAATTCCGGTTACGGATGGCCAAAACCACCTTGTGGAGGCCATCCTGGACCTGCCTGACGATCCCAATCCAGTCAACAACCACCTTTCTCTGGCTCTGCTGGGGGAAAACCTGGCCAACCCTGTCTTCAACGAGATCATGTACGATCCAGCCACCGGCAACCAAGAATGGATCGAACTTTGGGTGGCCGATTCTGAAGGCCGCTCGGATTATCGCATCCGGGACGCGGCCAACAACCAGTTCAGCTTTTCCCTGCCTGCCTCCGGAGGTTTTTTCGTGCTCTGTTCCTCAGCCGCGCAGTTGCTCGCTGGCTATCCGGACTGCCCTGCCTCCGCGGCGATCGAGGTCAGCGGCTGGGCGCCCCTCAATAACGATGGCGATTCTCTCTGGATCTATGATTCGGAGGATGCCTGCATCGACCAGATGAGCTACAGCGGGGTTTCCACTCAGCGGAACATATCCCTCGAAAGGCAGGTCAATTCTGTCGATGAGGTTTTCTGGCGCTACAGCCTTGATCCCTCCGGAGCCACACCCGGCCGCGCGAACAGCCAATCCGCCCCCGTGCCAGATTTCTCCGGCACTTTCAATCTGGTGGGAAGCCCCTTCAATGCCAAAGCCGGGGAAAGCGTCAGCCTGTTTTACCAGCTCGAGAACGAACAAAGCCGCGTGAACTGCCGGATCTTCGACCGCGCCGGGCACCGCGTGCGGATCCTGGCCGACGGCCTGCTAATCCCTTCCGAAGGTTCCCTTTCTTGGGACGGCAGGGACACCGAAGGCCACTTCGCAAGCCGGGGACTGTATTTCATCCTTTGGGAATCGTGCCCCACTTCCGGCGGCAAAACCTTGCGCCGCCAGTTTTCCGCCGCCGTTTACGACTGA
- a CDS encoding glycogen/starch/alpha-glucan phosphorylase codes for MKEGFIPKNDFHSIFFSDKAEQCSDDLRSLFLRHLEYSLVKDTTNVQPWDVYYALSLSLRDRLIQRWLRTQYEYRKQDVKKVFYLSMEFLIGRLLGNTLINLGEYDNSFDLLKELGYSLEDIAELEPDMGLGNGGLGRLAACFLDSLATQAYPAYGYGIRYEFGIFKQGIVQGYQVEEPDHWLKKGCPWEIQRPEISYRVRFGGKVISEELPDGRTLHRWVDTTDVNAVAWDIPIPGYKVDNVNNLRLWQATATDEFDFDYFNSGDYVRAVEKKNISENISKVLYPNDNMHLGKMLRLRQEYFFVSATLQDIFRAWKQDHDSFSELPAKIAIQLNDTHPALAIPEMLRILIDEENLSFDEAWDITKHCFSYTNHTILPEALEKWSVKLFEELLPRHLMLIYQINNHVLAEVNRLYPSNIVKLSNLSVIEEGPEKKLRMAQLCLHGSHAVNGVAELHTQIIKERIFPDFAQMYPDHFQNKTNGITPRLWLRACNPQLASLITEHIGESWVANLEYISGIENYCDDPEFLETFLEIKQINKRALSKHIFRETGIRTKADSIFDVQIKRLHEYKRQLLNVLATIARYQSIKADPSADHVPRTVIFAGKAAPGYFLAKRLIKLINNLGVVVNRDPAVADRLKVVFLPNYSVSLATKIIPAADLSQQISTAGFEASGTGNMKLALNGALTLGTMDGANVEMAEEIGAENMFIFGLDATQVSALKQEGYNPREFYNSDPELRAAIDAISSNLFSPRELDIFAPIVRSLLDDGDPYCILADFRSYVDASRQVDELYRDPQAWARKAVINIARMGKFSADRAIREYAADIWNIDPVLLDLH; via the coding sequence ATGAAAGAAGGTTTCATACCCAAAAACGATTTCCATTCCATCTTCTTCTCCGACAAGGCGGAACAATGCAGCGACGACCTGAGGTCGCTGTTTCTGAGGCATCTGGAATATTCCCTGGTCAAAGACACCACCAACGTGCAACCCTGGGACGTCTACTATGCCCTCAGCCTCAGCCTGCGCGACCGACTCATCCAGAGATGGCTGCGCACCCAGTATGAATACCGCAAGCAGGATGTGAAGAAGGTCTTTTACCTGTCCATGGAATTCCTGATCGGCCGGCTTTTGGGCAACACCCTGATCAACCTGGGCGAATATGACAACAGCTTTGACCTGCTGAAGGAGCTGGGTTATTCCTTGGAGGACATCGCCGAACTGGAACCCGACATGGGGCTGGGCAATGGCGGTTTGGGACGCCTGGCGGCTTGTTTTCTGGATTCCCTGGCCACTCAGGCCTATCCGGCCTATGGTTATGGCATCCGTTACGAATTTGGCATCTTCAAGCAGGGCATCGTCCAAGGCTACCAGGTCGAAGAACCCGACCACTGGCTGAAAAAGGGCTGCCCCTGGGAAATCCAGCGTCCAGAGATCAGCTATCGCGTGCGCTTCGGCGGAAAGGTCATCAGCGAGGAACTGCCGGACGGGCGGACCCTCCACCGCTGGGTGGACACCACCGATGTGAACGCGGTCGCCTGGGACATCCCCATCCCCGGCTATAAGGTTGACAATGTGAACAACCTCCGCCTCTGGCAAGCCACCGCCACGGATGAGTTTGATTTTGATTATTTCAACAGTGGCGATTACGTCCGCGCCGTCGAAAAGAAGAACATCAGCGAAAACATCTCCAAGGTCCTCTATCCCAACGACAACATGCACTTGGGCAAGATGCTCCGCCTCCGCCAGGAATATTTCTTCGTCAGCGCCACCCTCCAGGACATCTTTCGCGCCTGGAAGCAGGACCACGACAGCTTCAGCGAACTCCCAGCCAAGATCGCCATCCAACTCAACGACACCCATCCCGCTCTGGCCATCCCGGAAATGCTGCGCATCCTCATTGACGAGGAAAACCTCTCTTTCGACGAGGCCTGGGATATCACCAAACACTGTTTCAGCTATACCAACCATACCATCCTCCCCGAAGCCCTGGAAAAATGGAGCGTCAAGCTCTTCGAGGAATTGCTGCCCCGCCACCTGATGCTGATCTATCAGATCAACAACCACGTCTTGGCCGAAGTCAACCGCCTCTACCCCAGCAACATCGTCAAGCTCAGCAACCTCAGCGTGATCGAGGAAGGCCCGGAAAAGAAGCTGCGCATGGCCCAGCTCTGCCTGCATGGCTCCCACGCCGTGAACGGGGTGGCCGAACTCCACACCCAGATAATCAAGGAACGCATCTTCCCGGATTTCGCCCAGATGTATCCCGACCATTTTCAGAACAAGACCAACGGCATCACCCCCCGCCTCTGGCTGCGGGCTTGCAATCCCCAGCTCGCCAGCCTGATCACGGAGCACATCGGCGAAAGCTGGGTGGCCAACCTGGAATATATCAGCGGGATCGAGAACTACTGCGACGACCCGGAATTCCTCGAGACCTTTTTGGAGATCAAGCAGATCAACAAACGCGCCCTGAGCAAACACATCTTCCGCGAAACCGGGATCCGCACCAAAGCGGACAGCATTTTCGACGTCCAGATCAAGCGCCTCCACGAATACAAACGCCAGCTCCTCAACGTTTTGGCCACCATTGCCCGCTATCAGAGCATCAAGGCGGATCCTTCCGCAGACCACGTTCCCCGCACCGTCATCTTTGCCGGCAAGGCCGCCCCTGGCTATTTTCTGGCCAAACGCCTCATCAAGCTCATCAACAACCTCGGTGTGGTGGTCAACCGCGATCCGGCCGTGGCCGACCGCCTCAAGGTGGTTTTCCTGCCCAACTACTCTGTCTCATTGGCCACCAAAATCATCCCCGCAGCCGATCTTTCCCAGCAGATCTCCACCGCCGGCTTTGAGGCCAGTGGCACCGGAAACATGAAGCTGGCCCTCAATGGAGCCCTCACCCTCGGCACCATGGATGGCGCCAACGTCGAAATGGCCGAGGAGATCGGGGCCGAGAACATGTTCATCTTCGGCCTCGATGCCACCCAGGTCAGCGCTCTCAAACAGGAGGGCTACAACCCCCGCGAATTCTACAATTCCGATCCCGAGCTGCGCGCCGCCATCGACGCCATCTCCTCCAACCTGTTCTCGCCCCGGGAATTGGATATCTTCGCCCCGATCGTCAGGTCGCTCCTGGATGACGGCGACCCCTACTGCATTTTGGCCGATTTCCGATCCTATGTGGATGCCTCGCGCCAGGTCGATGAACTCTATCGCGATCCCCAGGCCTGGGCCCGCAAGGCCGTGATCAACATAGCCAGGATGGGCAAATTCTCCGCCGACCGCGCCATCCGCGAATACGCGGCCGATATCTGGAACATCGATCCCGTCCTTTTGGACCTGCATTAA
- a CDS encoding Nif3-like dinuclear metal center hexameric protein, which yields MLISELMAYIEEFAPLTLALDWDNVGLLVGDPKRPVNKVLISLDVTPNAVSKALQIGADLILSHHPLIFRPLNRITDPLLLQLIENKISVISLHTNLDVAPGGVNNALAEALGLQIIDHLTAEQGGKWYHLCVTVPADHLNAVSTAAFQAGAGKIGNYSSCSTRHGITGTFKPQPGAKPYLEQPDALGLTKVAEEELEFMVDEASLTKVLDVIKNSHPYETPLVYFFPVATPNPAYGLGLVGKFSPDLSLTEIARLVSERLKCRRPRLWTAGLSPQTKVERIAVCGGAGASILKSAGQKANLVITGDIGYHNLLDSRIPIIDAGHFYTEYPVLEYLRNRLQTKDIACEVLPLEEHEYHMNLLEQGF from the coding sequence ATGCTGATCTCTGAATTAATGGCATACATTGAGGAGTTTGCCCCTCTCACCCTGGCCCTGGATTGGGACAATGTGGGCCTGCTGGTGGGCGATCCGAAGCGTCCTGTGAACAAGGTCCTGATCAGCCTGGACGTGACTCCCAACGCTGTCAGCAAGGCCCTGCAGATTGGTGCGGACCTGATCCTTTCCCATCATCCGCTGATCTTCAGGCCTCTGAACAGGATCACCGATCCCTTGCTGCTCCAATTGATCGAAAACAAGATTAGCGTGATCAGCCTGCATACCAATCTGGATGTGGCTCCGGGAGGGGTGAACAATGCCCTGGCCGAGGCTCTGGGACTTCAGATCATTGACCATCTGACTGCTGAACAGGGCGGAAAGTGGTATCATCTCTGCGTCACAGTGCCGGCGGATCACTTGAATGCCGTGTCCACGGCCGCCTTCCAGGCCGGGGCAGGAAAGATCGGCAACTATTCCTCTTGTTCCACGCGGCATGGAATCACAGGCACTTTCAAGCCCCAACCAGGCGCGAAGCCTTATCTTGAGCAGCCGGACGCGCTGGGACTGACCAAAGTCGCGGAGGAGGAACTGGAGTTCATGGTTGACGAAGCTTCCCTAACCAAGGTCCTTGATGTCATAAAAAACAGCCATCCCTATGAGACTCCTCTAGTCTATTTTTTCCCCGTGGCCACTCCCAATCCTGCCTACGGATTGGGTTTGGTGGGCAAATTCTCTCCGGATCTGAGCTTGACGGAAATAGCCCGCCTGGTCTCAGAACGCCTGAAATGCCGGCGTCCCCGGCTTTGGACAGCCGGCCTGAGCCCCCAAACCAAAGTGGAAAGAATCGCCGTCTGCGGCGGGGCGGGAGCCTCCATCCTGAAGAGCGCCGGGCAGAAAGCCAACCTCGTTATCACTGGAGACATCGGCTATCATAACCTGCTCGATTCCCGCATTCCCATCATCGACGCCGGCCATTTCTACACCGAGTACCCCGTTCTGGAATACCTCCGCAACCGCCTCCAGACCAAAGATATCGCCTGCGAGGTCCTGCCCCTGGAGGAGCACGAATACCATATGAATCTGCTGGAACAGGGTTTCTGA